The Podospora pseudocomata strain CBS 415.72m chromosome 3, whole genome shotgun sequence genome window below encodes:
- a CDS encoding hypothetical protein (COG:A; BUSCO:EOG092644N1; EggNog:ENOG503P1V0), producing MIVPTKKDHQSIAADLLNRAFEPEEATKILTEKVIQRPLFLCPTSPPPADARRARHLAAKRAKEQRRAKALKPKPVSATQRKKQGLYQIPKEGQKYALFEPLHNLWLGYIREILGSEVYTGGEAAAAKLASADFHGAGVEVVRSGCVSRVGIKGIVVKDGKFAFEMITVKNKVKVVPKEGTIFRVEVPVPVIIKTGEEEKKESRMVFELHGDQFQFRSADRATRKFRAHFSKTL from the coding sequence ATGATAGTCCCAACGAAAAAGGACCACCAGTCCATAGCAgccgacctcctcaaccgcGCCTTCGAGCCAGAAGAAGCAACCAAGATCCTCACCGAGAAAGTCATCCAGCGacctctcttcctctgcccgacctccccccctccggcCGATGCCCGTCGCGCCCGACATCTCGCGGCGAAAAGAGCGAAAGAACAACGCCGAGCAAAGGCACTCAAACCCAAGCCCGTCTCAGCCACCCAGCGAAAAAAGCAAGGCCTCTACCAAATCCCAAAAGAAGGACAGAAATACGCCCTCTTCGAACCGCTACATAACTTATGGCTAGGCTACATTCGAGAAATCCTCGGAAGCGAAGTCTACACCGGAGGAGAAGCCGCCGCTGCTAAGCTCGCCAGCGCTGACTTCCATGGCGCCGGGGTCGAGGTGGTGAGAAGTGGGTGCGTCAGTCGGGTTGGCATCAAGGGGATTGTGGTCAAGGACGGGAAGTTTGCGTTTGAGATGATAACGGTGAAGAACAAGGTCAAGGTGGTGCCGAAGGAGGGGACGATTTTTCGAGTCgaggtgccggtgccggtgatTATCAAGacgggagaagaagagaaaaaggagtCGAGAATGGTGTTTGAGCTTCATGGGGATCAGTTCCAGTTTCGATCGGCGGATAGGGCGACGAGGAAGTTTAGGGCGCACTTTTCAAAGACGCTTTAG
- the pan6 gene encoding pantoate-beta-alanine ligase (EggNog:ENOG503NV6K; COG:H): MPPTANAAALIRHTVLLRPAIITTAFSKTFPTTTSRAVFRSCTVIPKVTSRTMASSCSSSSSKGGLEKLPSSPVRLLRTTSSVRLWRRPHLLDHRTVALVPTMGALHSGHLSLIRRAARENHHVVVSIYVNPAQFGISEDLDSYPQTWDSDVAQLVKLDRELADDGDNLGRISAVFAPSTKEMYPGGFPGQEVDSKGSFVTITPVGELLEGRTRPTFFRGVATVCMKLFNVVQPERVYFGQKDVQQTVVIKRLVRDFMMPIEVVVGRTERDEKDGLALSSRNVYLGERRRQKATVLYRALKAAEGEYKRGERKRGGILRAAEGVVEGVKREEEGKGVEERVRFEVDYISLADPDTMEEIEEVDPARGGILSGAIKMLPVEKAREGEDLGHSGGPAVRLIDNIILEPEGGKEE, translated from the coding sequence ATGCCTCCCACAGCAAACGCCGCCGCCCTAATCCGGCACACagtcctcctccgccccgccatcatcaccaccgctttTTCCAAGACCTTCCCGACGACAACCTCACGCGCCGTCTTCCGATCCTGTACCGTCATCCCGAAAGTCACTTCCCGCACCATGGCCTCGTcgtgttcctcctcctcctcaaaaggAGGCCTGGAAaaactcccctcctcccccgtccgcctcctccgcaccacctcctccgtccgCCTCTGGCGCCgcccccacctcctcgacCACCGCACCGTCGCCCTCGTGCCCACGATGGGCGCCCTCCACTCaggccacctctccctcatccgtCGAGCCGCAAGAGAAAACCACCACGTCGTGGTATCAATCTACGTCAACCCCGCCCAGTTCGGCATATCCGAAGACTTGGACTCGTACCCGCAGACCTGGGACAGCGACGTGGCTCAGTTAGTGAAACTCGACAGGGAACTCGCCGACGACGGTGATAACCTAGGCCGTATCTCTGCGGTGTTTGCCCCGAGCACAAAAGAGATGTACCCCGGTGGATTTCCCGGTCAGGAGGTCGACAGCAAGGGCAGTTTTGTCACCATCACGCCGGTGGGCGAGCtgctggaggggaggacgaggccgaCTTTCTTCAGGGGGGTCGCGACGGTGTGCATGAAGCTGTTCAATGTTGTGCAGCCGGAGAGGGTATATTTCGGGCAGAAGGATGTGCAGCAGACGGTCGTCATAAaaaggttggtgagggattTTATGATGCCGAtcgaggttgtggttgggaGGACGGAACGGGATGAAAAGGATGGGTTGGCGTTGAGTTCGAGGAATGTTTAtcttggggagaggaggagacaaAAGGCGACGGTGCTCTATCGGGCGTTGAAAGCGGCGGAGGGCGAGTATaaaaggggggagaggaagaggggggggattcTGAGGgctgcggagggggtggtggagggggtgaagagggaggaggaggggaagggggtggaggagagggtgaggtttgaGGTTGATTACATCTCGCTGGCGGATCCGGATACtatggaggagattgaggaggttgatccggcgaggggggggatttTGAGTGGGGCGATCAAGATGTTGCCTgttgagaaggcgagggagggggaggatttggggcACAGTGGGGGGCcggcggtgaggttgatTGATAATATTATTTTGGAGCccgagggggggaaggaggaatAA